The following are from one region of the Oncorhynchus nerka isolate Pitt River linkage group LG8, Oner_Uvic_2.0, whole genome shotgun sequence genome:
- the LOC115115933 gene encoding uncharacterized protein LOC115115933 isoform X2, which translates to MFSCLYHSLQFDVIYKAKYGILFIRTIVLGFTPIFHSRMDAETQAEVQLVFNETSTQSVPEVTDISNTLKEAVANPNITFGNLSVDVTTIIVQAAPATSIVPPTSSVTTTVAGTTTATTGEPVTVPATVATTRPTTTTTTYVASTTTVSRKTSPLSTTSTASTTTTNATTTTTTPTTTTSTATTTTATTTTTTAHIKPVPLVAFVIQQVFVEALNDPQSTQFQELAVTITAVFDVIYKAKYGILFIRTIVLGFTPIFHSRMDAKTKAEVQLVFNETSTQSVPEVTDISNTLKEAVANPNITFGNLSVDVTTIIVQVPTTNNNTTTTATPVITTAIITTTTTETTVVALTKVTVVFRSSGETFTSDLSNPSSQAFQTRALLIKTQLEPFYRSAFTSFSSLTVTEFSSGSIINTMNLAFRSSSVPNSMEISTVLINAAPKITAFNIDPTSVRVNGTAVTSSGISSKTSLCTAFFLVVLSLLLSSQH; encoded by the exons ATGTTCTCCTGTTTGTACCATTCCTTACAGTTTGATGTGATCTACAAAGCAAAATATGGGATCCTTTTCATCCGGACGATTGTTCTTGGATTCAC ACCTATTTTCCATTCCCGTATGGATGCAGAAACACAGGCAGAGGTCCAACTGGTGTTCAATGAGACCTCCACTCAATCTGTCCCTGAGGTTACTGACATTAGCAATACACTGAAAGAAGCAGTTGCCAATCCAAACATTACCTTTGGCAACCTCTCTGTGGATGTCACCACCATCATTGTTCAAG CTGCTCCTGCTACAAGTATTGTTCCTCCTACATCTTCTGTTACTACCACTGTGGCTGGTACTACCACCGCAACAACTGGAGAACCTGTCACTGTTCCTGCTACCGTTGCTACAACTAGGCCCACAACTACAACCACTACATATGTGGCCTCCACAACTACAGTGTCAAGGAAAACATCACCACTGTCAACAACCAGCACAGCTTCAACTACAACAACCAACGCAACAACCACTACTACaacacctactactacaactagtacagcaacaacaacaactgcaacaacaacaactacaactgcaCATATTAAACCTGTTCCACTGGTGGCTTTCGTCATACAACAAGTGTTTGTAGAAGCTTTAAATGACCCTCAAAGTACACAATTCCAAGAACTTGCAGTAACTATTACTGCAGTG TTTGATGTGATCTACAAAGCAAAATATGGGATCCTTTTCATCCGGACGATTGTTCTTGGATTCAC ACCTATTTTCCATTCCCGTATGGATGCAAAAACAAAGGCAGAGGTCCAACTGGTGTTCAATGAGACCTCCACTCAATCTGTCCCTGAGGTTACTGACATTAGCAATACACTGAAAGAAGCAGTTGCCAATCCAAACATTACCTTTGGCAACCTCTCTGTGGATGTCACCACCATCATTGTTCAAG TGCCCACCACAAATAACAACACAACTACAACGGCTACTCCTGTCATCACTACTGCTATCATCACAACTACAACCACTGAAACTACGGTTGTGGCACTCACTAAGGTGACTGTGGTGTTCCGGTCCAGCGGAGAGACATTTACCTCTGACCTGTCAAACCCATCATCTCAGGCCTTTCAAACCCGAGCATTACTGATTAAAACTCAG CTTGAACCTTTCTATCGATCAGCTTTCACCTCTTTCAGCAGTTTGACTGTGACAGAATTCag CTCTGGATCCATCATCAATACTATGAATTTAGCATTCAGATCCTCCTCCGTCCCAAATTCCATGGAGATTAGCACTGTTTTGATAAATGCCGCCCCAAAAATCACAGCTTTCAACATTGACCCCACCTCAGTGAGAGTCAACGGCACAG CTGTGACCTCAAGTGGAATAAGCAGCAAGACCAGTCTCTGCACAGCATTCTTTCTGGTGGTTCTGTCGCTGCTACTGTCAAGCCAGCATTAG
- the LOC115115933 gene encoding mucin-2-like isoform X1, with the protein MSTTTGEPTTTITGMSTTTGEPTSAVVGVSITKFTAVPTTNITGASTTTGEPTETLTITSESTTTVTGVSVTKFTAVPTTNVTGASTTTGEPSSAVVGVSTTSYESTTTVTAATTTTITGVSTTTVTAAPTTTVTDSLTTIGEPTETKTDSSTTTGEPTETKTDSSSTTGEPTTTITGMSTKPGEPTTSVMGVLTTTVTGSSTTTSEPMTTITGPLTTSGEPTTTITGVLTTTGEPTTTITGVLTTTVTAAPTTTVTDSLTTIGQPTTTKTDSSTTNSEPTTTITVVSTTTAEPTTTITGVSTTIDATTATVTAAPTTIVMGVLTTSGEPTTTVIDASTTTSEPTTTVTGTLTTSGEPTTTITVVSTTTAEPTTTITGVSTTIDATTATVTAAPTTIVMGVLTTTGEPTTTIIDASTTTSEPTTTVTGPLTTSGEPTTTITVVSTTTAEPTTTIPGVSTTSGEPTTTVIDASTTTSEPTTTVTGTLTTSGEPTTTITVVSTTTAEPTTTITGVSTTIDATTATVTAAPTTIVMGVLTTTGEPTTTITGVSTVTVTDIPITTVTGALTTAITTSPNTFITGVSASTDEPNSTVTGGSTTTGELPSPVTAAPATSIVPPTSSVTTTVAGTTTATTGEPVTVPATVPTTTVSRKASPLSTTTSTAPTTTTTNATTTTTTTTTTTSTTTTTTATARPRLAPLVAFVIQQVFVEALNDPQSTQFQELAVTITAVFDVIYKAKYGILFIRTIVLGFTPIFHSRMDAETQAEVQLVFNETSTQSVPEVTDISNTLKEAVANPNITFGNLSVDVTTIIVQAAPATSIVPPTSSVTTTVAGTTTATTGEPVTVPATVATTRPTTTTTTYVASTTTVSRKTSPLSTTSTASTTTTNATTTTTTPTTTTSTATTTTATTTTTTAHIKPVPLVAFVIQQVFVEALNDPQSTQFQELAVTITAVFDVIYKAKYGILFIRTIVLGFTPIFHSRMDAKTKAEVQLVFNETSTQSVPEVTDISNTLKEAVANPNITFGNLSVDVTTIIVQVPTTNNNTTTTATPVITTAIITTTTTETTVVALTKVTVVFRSSGETFTSDLSNPSSQAFQTRALLIKTQLEPFYRSAFTSFSSLTVTEFSSGSIINTMNLAFRSSSVPNSMEISTVLINAAPKITAFNIDPTSVRVNGTAVTSSGISSKTSLCTAFFLVVLSLLLSSQH; encoded by the exons atgtcgacaacaactggtgaacccactacaaccatcactggtatgtcgacaacaactggtgaacctaCTTCAGCCGTTGTTGGTGTGTCGATAACAAAGTTTACAGCTGTACCCACTACAAACATCACTGGAGCatcaacaacaactggtgaacccactgaAACATTGACAATAACTAGTGAATCCACTACAACAGTCACTGGTGTGTCGGTAACAAAGTTTACAGCTGTACCCACTACAAACGTCACTGGAGCatcaacaacaactggtgaaccttCTTCAGCCGTTGTTGGTGTGTCGACAACAAGTTACGAATCCACAACTACTGTTACTGCAGCAACTACTACAACCATCACCGGTGTGTCAACAACAACGGTTACAGCAGCACCCACTACAACTGTCACTGATTCATTAACAACCATTGGTGAACCCACTGAAACCAAAACTGATTCATCAACAACCACTGGTGAACCCACTGAAACCAAAACTGATTCATcatcaacaactggtgaacccactacaaccatcactggtaTGTCGACAAAacctggtgaacccactacatcCGTCATGGGTGTGTTGACGACAACAGTAACTGGTTCATCGACAACTACTAGTGAACCCATGACAACCATTACTGGTCcattgacaacatccggtgaacccactacaaccatcaccGGTGTGTtgacaacaactggtgaacccactacaacaaTCACTGGTGTGTTGACAACAACGGttacagctgcacccactacaactgTCACTGATTCATTAACAACCATTGGTCAACCCACTACAACCAAAACTGATTCATCAACAACAAATAGTGAACCCACTACGACCATCACTGTTGTGTCGACAACAACTGCtgaacccactacaactatcACTGGTGTGTCGACAACAATTGATGCAACAACAGCTACTGTTACTGCAGCACCCACTACAATCGTCATGGGTGTGTTGACGACAagtggtgaacccactacaaccgtCATTGATGCATCGACAACTACTAGTGAACCCACGACAACCGTTACTGGTACATTGACAACATCTGGTGAACCCACTACGACCATCACTGTTGTGTCGACAACAACTgctgaacccactacaaccatcactggtgtGTCGACAACAATTGATGCAACAACAGCTACTGTTACTGCAGCACCCACTACAATCGTCATGGGTGTGTTGAcgacaactggtgaacccactacaaccatcaTTGATGCATCGACAACTACTAGTGAACCCACGACAACCGTTACTGGTCCATTGACAACATCTGGTGAACCCACTACGACCATCACTGTTGTGTCGACAACAACTgctgaacccactacaaccatccCTGGTGTGTCGACAACatctggtgaacccactacaaccgtCATTGATGCATCGACAACTACTAGTGAACCCACGACAACCGTTACTGGTACATTGACAACATCTGGTGAACCCACTACGACCATCACTGTTGTGTCGACAACAACTgctgaacccactacaaccatcactggtgtGTCGACAACAATTGATGCAACAACAGCTACTGTTACTGCAGCACCCACTACAATCGTCATGGGTGTGTTGAcgacaactggtgaacccactaccaCAATCACTGGTGTGTCGACTGTAACGGTTACAGATATACCCATTACAACCGTAACAGGTGCATTGACAACAGCGATTACAACGTCTCCAAATACATTCATCACTGGTGTGTCGGCATCTACTGATGAACCCAATTCAACTGTAACTGGTGGGTCAACAACAACTGGAGAACTCCCTTCACCCGTCACTG CTGCTCCTGCTACAAGTATTGTTCCTCCTACATCTTCTGTCACTACCACTGTGGCTGGTACTACCACCGCAACAACTGGAGAACCTGTCACTGTTCCTGCTACCGTTCCTACAACTACAGTGTCAAGGAAAGCATCACCACTGTCAACAACTACCAGCACAGCTCCAACTACCACAACAACCAACGCAACAaccactactacaacaacaactactactacaagtacaacaacaactacaactgcaACTGCACGTCCTCGACTTGCTCCACTGGTGGCTTTCGTCATACAACAAGTGTTTGTAGAAGCTTTAAATGACCCTCAAAGTACACAATTCCAAGAACTTGCAGTAACTATTACTGCAGTG TTTGATGTGATCTACAAAGCAAAATATGGGATCCTTTTCATCCGGACGATTGTTCTTGGATTCAC ACCTATTTTCCATTCCCGTATGGATGCAGAAACACAGGCAGAGGTCCAACTGGTGTTCAATGAGACCTCCACTCAATCTGTCCCTGAGGTTACTGACATTAGCAATACACTGAAAGAAGCAGTTGCCAATCCAAACATTACCTTTGGCAACCTCTCTGTGGATGTCACCACCATCATTGTTCAAG CTGCTCCTGCTACAAGTATTGTTCCTCCTACATCTTCTGTTACTACCACTGTGGCTGGTACTACCACCGCAACAACTGGAGAACCTGTCACTGTTCCTGCTACCGTTGCTACAACTAGGCCCACAACTACAACCACTACATATGTGGCCTCCACAACTACAGTGTCAAGGAAAACATCACCACTGTCAACAACCAGCACAGCTTCAACTACAACAACCAACGCAACAACCACTACTACaacacctactactacaactagtacagcaacaacaacaactgcaacaacaacaactacaactgcaCATATTAAACCTGTTCCACTGGTGGCTTTCGTCATACAACAAGTGTTTGTAGAAGCTTTAAATGACCCTCAAAGTACACAATTCCAAGAACTTGCAGTAACTATTACTGCAGTG TTTGATGTGATCTACAAAGCAAAATATGGGATCCTTTTCATCCGGACGATTGTTCTTGGATTCAC ACCTATTTTCCATTCCCGTATGGATGCAAAAACAAAGGCAGAGGTCCAACTGGTGTTCAATGAGACCTCCACTCAATCTGTCCCTGAGGTTACTGACATTAGCAATACACTGAAAGAAGCAGTTGCCAATCCAAACATTACCTTTGGCAACCTCTCTGTGGATGTCACCACCATCATTGTTCAAG TGCCCACCACAAATAACAACACAACTACAACGGCTACTCCTGTCATCACTACTGCTATCATCACAACTACAACCACTGAAACTACGGTTGTGGCACTCACTAAGGTGACTGTGGTGTTCCGGTCCAGCGGAGAGACATTTACCTCTGACCTGTCAAACCCATCATCTCAGGCCTTTCAAACCCGAGCATTACTGATTAAAACTCAG CTTGAACCTTTCTATCGATCAGCTTTCACCTCTTTCAGCAGTTTGACTGTGACAGAATTCag CTCTGGATCCATCATCAATACTATGAATTTAGCATTCAGATCCTCCTCCGTCCCAAATTCCATGGAGATTAGCACTGTTTTGATAAATGCCGCCCCAAAAATCACAGCTTTCAACATTGACCCCACCTCAGTGAGAGTCAACGGCACAG CTGTGACCTCAAGTGGAATAAGCAGCAAGACCAGTCTCTGCACAGCATTCTTTCTGGTGGTTCTGTCGCTGCTACTGTCAAGCCAGCATTAG